A single region of the Leishmania panamensis strain MHOM/PA/94/PSC-1 chromosome 21 sequence genome encodes:
- a CDS encoding hypothetical protein (TriTrypDB/GeneDB-style sysID: LpmP.21.1580), with translation MVAPLSAALALGSPGLRGGSFNHTTISSRATTATCRALLVAVLIFMVAPSGAQGAVMPASFRCLRPFSATDTFSNVAKAQLSQNCDYFYFTVEDAKAELKCASSSAAATVVSDDISCSVTVRWSMRRASDVTARLQRQVGTDKDYFVHDASTASTATLPTRTRNTHQSARVFLTEDDDVWRYTVSLKAKGDSSIHYKGFSKGNGYSLCCNALEEADCAWMTLEKGDNDLDCDEAIGSAFASQSTRTLRSCPLPLPALRCAAGDVDVDDDCGAWAGAGVVLTDLDEDEDSGVFHGVLTKPLHRIVEGPWEVVVQLWRRRQWIPSNGAKASYTIPTDESVEAEVLGRIVVPFTLNVADLQGQGRITHVPSMALTVEDTAEVVMVADEKPAVEAGDL, from the coding sequence ATGGTGGCGCCACTTTCCGCTGCCCTGGCTTTGGGCTCGCCAGGGCTCCGGGGTGGGTCATTCAACCACACCACGATCTCCTCACGGGCCACAACTGCAACGTGCCGCGCTCTCCTTGTCGCAGTGCTCATTTTTATGGTCGCACCGTCAGGGGCGCAGGGAGCCGTCATGCCTGCGAGCTTCCGGTGTTTGCgccccttctctgccacgGACACGTTCTCGAACGTGGCCAAGGCTCAGCTGTCTCAGAACTGTGATTACTTCTACTTCACAGTCGAAGATGCAAAGGCGGAGCTGAAGTGCGCATCATCATCGGCTGCCGCGACGGTGGTGTCGGATGACATATCCTGCAGTGTCACGGTACGCTGGTCGATGCGACGCGCATCGGACGTCACGGCGCGCCTGCAACGCCAAGTTGGCACCGATAAGGATTACTTCGTGCATGACGCGAGCACAGCCTCCACTGCAACGTTGCCCACCCGTACCCGTAACACGCACCAGTCCGCGAGGGTTTTCTTGACAGAGGACGATGATGTGTGGCGCTACACCGTCTCGCTGAAAGCTAAGGGCGACTCCTCCATCCACTACAAGGGATTCAGCAAAGGAAACGGGTACAGCCTCTGCTGCaacgcgctggaggaggccgaCTGCGCGTGGATGACTCTGGAAAAGGGCGACAACGACCTTGACTGTGACGAGGCCATTGGCTCGGCGTTTGCATCACAGAGTACTCGTACGTTGCGCAGTTGCCCTCTTCCACTtcctgcgctgcgctgcgccgccggcgacgtcgacgtcgacgacgacTGTGGCGCGTGGGCGGGTGCTGGTGTAGTTCTAACTGACCTCGACGAAGATGAGGACAGTGGCGTTTTCCACGGTGTCCTCACGAAACCCCTGCACCGCATCGTAGAGGGTCCGTGGGAAGTGGTGGTGCAActgtggcggcgacgccaaTGGATACCGTCAAATGGCGCAAAGGCTTCCTACACCATCCCAACTGACGAAAGCGTCGAGGCTGAGGTGCTTGGCCGCATCGTGGTTCCCTTCACGCTAAATGTAGCCGACCTGCAGGGGCAGGGCCGCATCACCCACGTACCGAGCATGGCACTAACAGTCGAGGACACCGCAGAGGTAGTGATGGTGGCGGATGAGAAGCCCGCTGTCGAAGCTGGGGACCTGTGA